The following are from one region of the Calditrichota bacterium genome:
- a CDS encoding TIGR00730 family Rossman fold protein: MIKKVAVFCGSNSGADIIYKEEAKKLGLYLAQNNIGLVYGGGKVGLMGIIADAILENNGSVTGIMPDHLYQKEVAHERLTELQIVQTMHERKALMEKLSDAFIAMPGGMGTLDEIVEIFTWSQLNLHTKPFGFYNIENFFGKLFDFFEHMVKNQFLHQGHYDRIAISDNPKDLLTILNRYMHGEIDKWF, from the coding sequence ATGATAAAAAAGGTTGCTGTTTTTTGTGGCTCCAACAGTGGTGCGGATATAATTTATAAAGAAGAGGCTAAAAAATTAGGTCTGTATCTCGCTCAAAATAACATTGGTTTAGTTTATGGCGGTGGCAAAGTAGGATTAATGGGCATAATTGCTGATGCCATTCTGGAGAATAATGGTTCAGTAACTGGTATTATGCCGGATCACCTTTATCAAAAAGAAGTGGCTCATGAGAGACTGACCGAATTGCAAATTGTACAAACGATGCACGAACGCAAAGCACTGATGGAAAAGTTATCCGATGCATTTATTGCTATGCCCGGCGGCATGGGTACTCTCGATGAAATTGTTGAGATTTTTACCTGGTCTCAATTAAATCTGCATACTAAACCTTTTGGATTTTACAACATCGAGAATTTCTTTGGAAAACTATTCGATTTTTTTGAACACATGGTAAAAAATCAATTCTTACATCAGGGCCATTATGACAGAATTGCTATTTCCGATAATCCAAAGGATTTGCTGACGATACTAAACAGATACATGCATGGTGAGATTGATAAATGGTTTTGA
- a CDS encoding MFS transporter: MIKDKQYYKFCLYGFLKNLRFFEPFFILFFLSKDLTFLQIGTLYATREIAINLFEIPSGIIADTLGRRKTLASSFMVYILAFIIFYGSSNFGLFILAMLFYALGDAIRSGINKAMIVDYLKRTGQQAHKIKYYGHTRSWSQFGSALSSLAGGILYFFNQNLDTIFLFSIIPYVLDFANVLTYPKYLDKSASESRSVMKDFREISASFLQSLKNSSLLKALINSSIYSGYYKSIKDFIQPFLKTLVIQLPFLLFLNNEEKTAILLGAIYFLIFIGNSVASRKTAVIADKFKSAHSYLNKTLVVGIFLGLISGLIMQFYISVWAILLFIIILLIENARKPAGIVVITDHSDERIHAGVLSVTSQIRSGFSALFVLAIGLFADIYGVGAGIVIVSGMMLVTLPFYKLK, encoded by the coding sequence ATGATCAAAGATAAACAATATTACAAGTTCTGCCTTTATGGTTTTCTTAAAAACCTCCGTTTCTTTGAGCCTTTTTTTATCCTCTTTTTTCTTAGCAAAGATTTAACCTTCCTGCAAATCGGAACGCTTTATGCCACCCGCGAAATTGCCATTAATCTGTTTGAAATACCTTCAGGGATTATTGCCGATACTCTTGGCCGCCGCAAAACTTTAGCATCATCTTTTATGGTTTATATTTTAGCTTTTATAATTTTTTATGGTAGTTCCAATTTTGGATTGTTTATTTTAGCAATGCTCTTTTATGCACTGGGCGATGCAATCCGGTCCGGAATAAATAAAGCAATGATTGTTGACTACTTAAAACGTACGGGGCAACAGGCTCATAAAATTAAATATTATGGCCACACCCGATCATGGTCGCAATTTGGCAGTGCTCTCTCCAGCCTCGCGGGAGGGATTCTTTATTTTTTCAATCAAAATTTAGATACTATTTTTCTATTTTCAATAATCCCCTACGTATTGGATTTTGCAAATGTATTGACGTACCCTAAATACCTGGATAAAAGCGCATCAGAATCAAGATCTGTAATGAAGGATTTTAGAGAAATAAGCGCTTCATTCCTGCAATCGCTAAAAAATTCAAGTTTGCTAAAAGCCCTGATTAACAGCTCTATTTATTCCGGATATTATAAAAGCATCAAAGATTTTATTCAGCCATTTTTAAAAACCCTGGTTATTCAACTTCCCTTTCTGTTGTTTTTAAACAATGAAGAAAAAACAGCAATCTTGCTAGGCGCAATCTATTTTCTAATTTTTATTGGTAATTCTGTGGCTTCAAGAAAAACAGCTGTCATAGCAGATAAGTTTAAATCAGCACACAGTTATTTAAACAAAACCCTTGTTGTGGGAATATTTTTAGGTTTGATAAGCGGTTTGATAATGCAGTTTTATATTTCTGTATGGGCAATACTTTTGTTTATCATAATTTTACTAATAGAAAATGCCCGGAAACCTGCCGGCATAGTTGTGATTACTGATCATAGTGATGAAAGAATCCATGCAGGTGTTTTATCGGTTACTTCGCAAATACGCTCTGGCTTTTCAGCTTTATTTGTTTTAGCAATTGGCCTTTTTGCAGATATCTATGGTGTTGGTGCGGGCATTGTTATTGTTAGTGGAATGATGCTGGTAACACTTCCCTTTTATAAGTTGAAATAA
- a CDS encoding DUF72 domain-containing protein produces the protein MNLLCGTSGFSYKEWKGSFYPQKHPDKEMLSYYASQLTAVEINNTFYRMPKENVLQAWAEKVPDTFKFSIKASRKITHFKRLKECEDECGYLFKMVRTLEKKLGCILFQLPPNLKIDIERLEKFLKIIPDDIKAAFEFRHPSWLIDDIYQMLNSKNCSLVITETDEAPKAKFTETADWTYLRLRRTQYSKEELSERMEKIKKSNWEDVLVFFKHEDEGTGPRLAKQFMELS, from the coding sequence GTGAATTTACTTTGTGGAACAAGCGGATTTAGTTATAAGGAATGGAAAGGCTCTTTTTACCCTCAGAAACATCCTGATAAGGAAATGCTTTCGTATTATGCAAGCCAGTTAACCGCAGTTGAGATTAATAACACTTTTTACAGAATGCCGAAAGAGAATGTGTTGCAAGCCTGGGCAGAAAAAGTTCCGGACACGTTTAAATTTTCCATCAAGGCATCCAGAAAAATAACTCATTTTAAACGGCTGAAAGAATGTGAAGACGAATGCGGATATCTCTTTAAAATGGTACGCACCCTAGAAAAAAAATTAGGCTGCATATTATTTCAACTTCCACCAAACCTGAAAATAGACATTGAACGGCTTGAAAAATTTCTTAAAATAATCCCTGATGACATAAAAGCAGCTTTCGAGTTTCGTCATCCATCCTGGCTAATCGATGATATTTATCAAATGTTAAATAGTAAAAATTGTTCTCTCGTAATTACGGAAACAGATGAAGCTCCAAAAGCTAAATTTACAGAAACTGCCGATTGGACCTATCTGCGACTTAGGCGCACACAATATTCTAAAGAAGAGCTTTCTGAACGAATGGAAAAAATTAAAAAAAGTAATTGGGAAGATGTATTGGTCTTTTTTAAACATGAAGACGAGGGAACAGGCCCCCGTCTTGCAAAACAGTTTATGGAGCTATCCTAA
- a CDS encoding T9SS type A sorting domain-containing protein, protein MRVFVIIISLLITQSNMLLAQGGDKSLAFDGIDDWLNCGTNSLGISGSITIETWVKGNDLQPTSYGRIIDKFNWNDKAGFNLVMEFPSSSGSAMFDFFATDGSENAVVGATKINDNKWHHVTATYDGNTMKIYIDGQLEGENIVGAKTIKASTNFLGIGNNNDGNQWFPFNGFIEEARVWDVALGSEEIRGWMYKDVEASHPFYSRLQGYWKFNDGSGSTAKDDGSKIHHGKLTSMDTIAAWQNSNAPIATNLTNSLEELSAVWAAQDSSASSILSIVDTINGDGVIIFGHNNADLSWNWTEVPDKNIIERRLNRVWRFEVYDTLKGEILIDLTTLLSADDEAVLLVSDQETFTNADTVSAELDRFSKLHVLNHSFKHGQYYTVGVKVGTANGLIGHYYQGYKIDSLGHISFNGLTKSFTRLDTIIDFWNGGQNYQFNPVPGWANNYSIEWKGYIQIKEEGQYGFGTISDDGSQIFINDSLIMDNGEKQWYDWEDNISEGDTSNTPFPPFFLDKGYHKISIRFYEDRSLDGIEVWWIKPGDIDSSDIPWYGKNFNSGEPPTFNPNTNWELIPKNVLFTANPDTIITSIGRYEEKDILPATIQLYQNYPNPFNPVTTIGYNLPINNHVKLTIYDMMGKKIKTVINSLQQAGFHKIAFDASNFASGVYFYRLQTNSQTISKKMILIR, encoded by the coding sequence ATGAGAGTTTTTGTAATAATTATAAGCTTGCTTATAACTCAATCAAACATGCTCCTGGCACAAGGTGGTGATAAAAGCCTAGCTTTTGATGGAATCGATGATTGGCTCAATTGTGGAACAAATTCCCTTGGTATTTCAGGCTCAATCACAATTGAAACCTGGGTAAAAGGAAACGATCTTCAGCCAACGTCCTACGGTAGAATAATCGACAAATTTAATTGGAACGATAAAGCAGGTTTTAACCTGGTTATGGAATTTCCCTCAAGTAGTGGAAGTGCAATGTTTGATTTCTTCGCGACAGATGGAAGTGAAAATGCGGTTGTTGGTGCGACTAAAATTAATGATAATAAATGGCATCACGTGACGGCAACATATGATGGCAATACCATGAAAATCTACATTGACGGTCAATTGGAAGGCGAAAATATTGTAGGCGCTAAAACTATTAAGGCTTCAACTAACTTTTTAGGAATTGGAAATAATAATGATGGTAACCAATGGTTTCCGTTCAACGGCTTTATTGAAGAAGCCCGGGTATGGGATGTAGCCTTGGGTTCAGAAGAAATTCGCGGCTGGATGTATAAAGATGTTGAAGCATCACACCCGTTTTATAGCAGGCTACAAGGTTACTGGAAATTTAACGACGGAAGCGGATCTACAGCGAAAGATGATGGCTCAAAAATCCATCACGGCAAACTTACCAGCATGGATACAATTGCAGCCTGGCAAAACTCTAATGCTCCAATAGCTACAAATCTTACCAATTCGTTGGAAGAACTCTCTGCTGTGTGGGCCGCACAAGATTCCAGTGCATCCTCAATCCTTTCTATCGTTGATACTATTAATGGAGATGGAGTAATTATATTTGGTCACAATAACGCAGACCTTTCCTGGAACTGGACAGAAGTGCCTGATAAAAATATTATTGAAAGGCGGTTAAACCGCGTTTGGCGTTTTGAAGTTTATGACACGCTTAAAGGGGAAATTTTAATTGATTTGACAACCCTTTTATCAGCCGATGACGAAGCCGTTTTACTTGTGAGTGATCAGGAAACATTTACCAATGCCGATACCGTTTCAGCAGAACTAGACCGATTTTCAAAACTGCATGTTTTAAACCACAGTTTTAAACATGGACAGTATTACACCGTTGGAGTAAAAGTCGGAACAGCAAACGGTTTAATTGGACATTATTACCAAGGTTACAAAATCGATTCACTGGGTCATATCAGTTTTAACGGTCTAACGAAATCATTTACCAGATTAGATACAATTATAGATTTTTGGAATGGTGGTCAAAATTATCAATTCAACCCAGTCCCTGGGTGGGCCAATAATTATAGTATCGAATGGAAAGGCTATATTCAAATCAAAGAGGAAGGCCAATATGGGTTTGGCACTATTTCAGATGATGGCTCACAAATTTTTATTAATGACAGCCTGATAATGGATAATGGGGAAAAACAGTGGTATGACTGGGAAGATAACATTAGCGAAGGGGATACATCTAATACGCCGTTTCCACCCTTCTTTTTAGATAAAGGGTATCACAAAATTTCCATAAGATTTTATGAAGACAGGTCGCTGGATGGTATTGAGGTTTGGTGGATCAAACCAGGTGATATCGATTCTTCCGATATACCGTGGTATGGCAAAAATTTTAACAGTGGTGAACCACCTACATTCAACCCAAATACCAACTGGGAGCTTATCCCCAAAAACGTGTTATTCACCGCGAATCCTGATACAATAATTACATCTATTGGTAGATACGAGGAAAAAGACATTCTACCTGCTACAATCCAGCTATATCAAAACTATCCAAACCCATTTAACCCGGTGACTACAATTGGCTACAATCTGCCAATTAATAATCATGTAAAACTTACAATCTATGATATGATGGGGAAAAAAATAAAAACGGTTATTAATAGTTTACAGCAGGCAGGATTTCATAAAATTGCTTTTGATGCGTCCAACTTTGCAAGCGGTGTATATTTTTACCGGTTACAAACCAACAGCCAAACCATATCAAAGAAAATGATATTAATTCGCTAA